In a single window of the Bradyrhizobium sp. ORS 285 genome:
- the ftsH gene encoding ATP-dependent zinc metalloprotease FtsH, with amino-acid sequence MNANLRNFALWVIIVLLLLALFTLFQNPGQRASSQDINFSQLLTEVDQGNVRDVVIQGPEIHGTFKNGSSFQTYAPSDPNLVKRLYDAKVNIQAKPPGDNVPWFVSLLVSWLPFIALIGVWIFLSRQMQGGAGKAMGFGKSRAKMLTEAHGRVTFEDVAGVDEAKQDLQEIVEFLRDPGKFQRLGGRIPRGVLLVGPPGTGKTLIARAVAGEANVPFFTISGSDFVEMFVGVGASRVRDMFEQAKKNAPCIIFIDEIDAVGRHRGAGLGGGNDEREQTLNQLLVEMDGFEANEGVILIAATNRPDVLDPALMRPGRFDRQVVVSNPDIMGREQILKVHVRKVPLAPDVNLKTIARGTPGFSGADLMNLVNEAALTAARRNKRMVTQAEFEEAKDKVLMGAERRSMVMTEEEKMLTAYHEAGHAIVGLNVPSHDPIHKATIIPRGRALGMVQSLPEADRHSHTREWCVSKLAMMFGGREAEVQKFGPEKVTNGATGDIQQATNLARAMVMEWGMSDKLGRVRYQSNEQEVFLGHSVARSTNISDDTARLIDSEIRGLIEAGEQEARRIITEKRDDWEAIAQALLEYETLTGEEILDLLKGKKPNRESAIEPSTPRASAVPPAGKPRPRPDPDPGLEPQPQA; translated from the coding sequence ATGAACGCCAATCTGCGCAATTTCGCCCTTTGGGTCATTATTGTCCTATTGCTGTTGGCGCTGTTCACACTCTTCCAAAATCCTGGGCAACGCGCCTCGTCGCAAGACATCAACTTCTCGCAGCTGCTGACCGAAGTCGATCAGGGCAATGTGCGCGACGTCGTGATCCAGGGACCGGAGATCCACGGCACCTTCAAGAACGGCTCGTCGTTCCAGACCTACGCGCCGAGCGATCCGAACCTCGTGAAGCGGCTGTATGACGCCAAGGTGAACATCCAGGCCAAGCCGCCGGGCGACAACGTGCCGTGGTTCGTGTCGCTGCTCGTCTCCTGGCTCCCCTTCATCGCGCTGATCGGCGTCTGGATCTTCCTGTCGCGGCAGATGCAGGGCGGCGCCGGCAAGGCGATGGGCTTCGGCAAGTCGCGTGCGAAGATGCTGACGGAAGCGCATGGCCGCGTGACCTTCGAGGACGTCGCCGGCGTCGACGAGGCCAAGCAGGACCTGCAGGAGATCGTCGAATTCCTCCGCGACCCCGGCAAATTCCAGCGCCTCGGCGGCCGCATCCCGCGCGGCGTGCTGCTGGTCGGCCCTCCCGGTACCGGCAAGACGCTGATCGCGCGCGCGGTGGCCGGCGAAGCCAATGTGCCGTTCTTCACCATCTCCGGTTCTGACTTCGTCGAGATGTTCGTCGGCGTCGGCGCCAGCCGCGTCCGCGACATGTTCGAGCAGGCCAAGAAGAACGCGCCCTGCATCATCTTCATCGACGAAATCGACGCCGTCGGTCGCCACCGTGGCGCCGGTCTCGGCGGCGGCAATGACGAGCGCGAGCAGACCCTCAACCAGCTGCTGGTCGAGATGGACGGCTTCGAGGCCAATGAGGGCGTGATCCTGATCGCCGCCACCAACCGGCCCGACGTGCTCGATCCGGCCCTGATGCGTCCCGGCCGCTTCGACCGTCAGGTCGTCGTGTCCAACCCGGACATCATGGGTCGCGAGCAGATCCTCAAGGTCCATGTCCGCAAGGTGCCGCTGGCGCCGGACGTCAACCTCAAGACCATCGCCCGCGGCACGCCCGGCTTCTCGGGCGCCGACCTGATGAACCTCGTCAACGAAGCCGCGCTGACCGCCGCCCGCCGCAACAAGCGGATGGTGACGCAGGCCGAGTTCGAGGAGGCCAAGGACAAGGTGCTGATGGGCGCCGAGCGCCGCTCGATGGTGATGACCGAGGAAGAGAAGATGCTGACCGCCTATCACGAGGCGGGCCATGCGATCGTCGGCCTCAACGTCCCGAGCCACGACCCGATCCACAAGGCGACCATCATTCCGCGCGGCCGCGCGCTCGGCATGGTGCAGTCGCTGCCTGAGGCCGACCGTCACTCGCACACCCGCGAATGGTGCGTGTCGAAGCTCGCGATGATGTTCGGCGGCCGCGAGGCCGAGGTGCAGAAGTTCGGGCCTGAGAAGGTCACCAACGGCGCCACCGGCGACATCCAGCAGGCCACCAATCTGGCACGTGCGATGGTGATGGAATGGGGCATGTCCGACAAGCTCGGCCGCGTCCGCTACCAGAGCAATGAGCAGGAGGTGTTCCTGGGTCACTCGGTGGCGCGCTCGACCAACATCTCGGACGACACCGCCCGCCTGATCGACTCGGAAATCCGCGGCCTGATCGAGGCCGGCGAGCAGGAGGCGCGCCGCATCATCACCGAGAAGCGCGACGACTGGGAGGCGATTGCCCAGGCGCTGCTCGAATACGAGACGCTGACCGGCGAGGAGATCCTCGACCTGCTCAAGGGCAAGAAGCCGAACCGCGAGTCCGCGATCGAGCCGTCGACGCCGCGTGCCTCGGCCGTGCCGCCGGCCGGCAAGCCGCGGCCGCGGCCCGATCCGGATCCCGGCCTGGAGCCGCAGCCCCAGGCGTAA
- a CDS encoding glycosyltransferase family 87 protein translates to MADNLMADKSVAAIPSQRPSVPASLFVVCFALACINAAFFPAGLLSGIWIWGADGLGIPTDFVNVWAAGKLVLQGHPALAWDWDVQRQLELDLLKQDFPGYFAWHYPPPFLFVAAFLAQFPYITGFAGWVYASFIPFALAMRAIVGRGFGLLLAAGFPALFSNALVGQNGCLTAALVGGTLYWLPVRPVLAGICLGLLTYKPQYGLLFPVVLIATQRWTAVVSATVTALVLAVASLVAFGLDSWQAFFHWLPMFSQAFLTEGKATWWKLQSLFSLVRYFGGSEALGWTFQWVLTAAVAVVLVTLWRSRVRYSLKAAALAIGLLLTTPYLFMYDMMVQAIAVAWLVRIGLHDGFRRYELPAFGCIAALQITFMLTGIPLGLAANLLVGGLVLARAGSWWRRQPVSSQTALAAA, encoded by the coding sequence ATGGCCGACAATCTCATGGCCGACAAGTCTGTTGCCGCGATCCCGTCGCAACGCCCCAGCGTTCCGGCAAGCCTGTTCGTCGTGTGCTTCGCGCTCGCTTGCATCAACGCCGCGTTCTTTCCCGCTGGGCTGTTATCCGGCATCTGGATCTGGGGCGCCGACGGTCTCGGCATCCCGACCGACTTCGTCAATGTCTGGGCCGCGGGCAAGCTGGTGCTTCAGGGCCATCCGGCATTGGCGTGGGACTGGGATGTGCAGCGCCAGCTCGAGCTCGATCTGTTGAAGCAGGATTTCCCGGGCTATTTCGCCTGGCACTATCCGCCGCCGTTCCTGTTCGTCGCCGCGTTCCTCGCGCAGTTTCCCTACATCACGGGCTTTGCCGGTTGGGTCTATGCGAGCTTCATTCCGTTCGCGCTCGCCATGCGCGCCATCGTCGGCCGCGGCTTCGGCCTGCTGCTCGCCGCCGGCTTCCCGGCGCTGTTCTCGAATGCGCTGGTTGGCCAGAACGGATGCCTCACGGCAGCCCTGGTCGGCGGCACGCTGTATTGGCTGCCGGTGCGCCCTGTGCTGGCCGGAATTTGCCTGGGGCTTCTGACCTACAAGCCGCAGTACGGGCTGCTCTTTCCGGTCGTGCTGATCGCCACCCAGCGCTGGACGGCGGTCGTCTCTGCCACTGTCACTGCGCTGGTGCTCGCCGTGGCGTCGCTTGTGGCGTTCGGTCTCGACAGCTGGCAGGCCTTCTTCCATTGGCTGCCGATGTTCTCGCAGGCGTTCCTGACCGAGGGCAAGGCGACCTGGTGGAAGCTGCAGAGCCTGTTCTCGCTGGTGCGCTATTTCGGCGGCTCGGAAGCGCTCGGCTGGACCTTCCAATGGGTCCTGACGGCGGCGGTCGCGGTGGTGCTGGTGACGCTGTGGCGCAGCCGGGTGCGTTATTCGCTGAAGGCGGCGGCCCTGGCGATCGGGCTGCTGCTGACCACGCCCTATCTGTTCATGTACGACATGATGGTGCAGGCGATTGCCGTGGCCTGGCTGGTGCGGATTGGCCTGCATGACGGCTTCCGGCGCTATGAGCTGCCGGCGTTCGGCTGCATCGCGGCGCTGCAGATCACCTTCATGCTGACCGGCATTCCGCTCGGTCTCGCGGCCAATCTCCTGGTCGGCGGCCTTGTGCTGGCCCGCGCCGGATCATGGTGGCGGCGGCAGCCGGTGAGCTCGCAGACGGCGCTCGCAGCGGCCTGA
- a CDS encoding bifunctional diguanylate cyclase/phosphodiesterase, which produces MQLASQNRDDDRKLSPAIQAALVDSLFQDPGPMFAGALCAAVAAVMTAVKSGDVNLWPCAVMLIVAGGLRSLDMRYYRHLCDSGRLTTEAVARWEIRYQIGAMLYALVLGIWCVVAVVDNDDAVVHLIAISVTLCYMSAGAGRTYGRPWIFHVQILLACGPLALALALHGSPYYMGMAAFCVLFFMSLKHISTNLQRIFVQAFVAREGEAALAKQFDTALNNMPHGLCMFRPDGRLAVMNHRFGEMMGLPDDVLQRGAKAADIINACVISGAISASSGRMILSEIEHTKTHSLITSDPDVVRDRSLSWTFQPMADGGAVVLLEDITERQHAEARISHLARYDELTTLPNRVSFRDEIERLLKIPQRHGELSALLFVDLDRFKQVNDTLGHPCGDQLLCAVSERLRDMLRPEDFVARFGGDEFVVYQRNIRSNDDAAILARRIVDQLSERYKIDNHLVEIGASVGIAMTAPGISADTLLKNADMALYRAKAEGRGTFCFFRDELAQTVEARRILELDLRKALANEEFELFYQPLVNLKSGKISTCEALLRWNHPVRGTVSPVDIIPVAEDMGLIVDLGRWILRKACLECMKWPEAVSVAVNFSPQQFHQRDVLSEVRYALEVSGLPPHRLEIEITESSLLRNTQLTHDVLSQLHMLGVRISLDDFGTGYSSLSYLHNFPLEKVKIDRSFLEGIDSDRPLTLLRGVARLSADLGMSVVVEGIETNEQLELISVDGTVTEAQGYLFSRPVPAVRIRQLLNASHGRRTAEEPMAAIVATRSIA; this is translated from the coding sequence ATGCAGCTTGCCAGTCAGAACCGAGACGACGATCGAAAGTTGTCGCCCGCTATCCAGGCGGCTCTCGTCGACTCTCTCTTCCAGGATCCCGGCCCGATGTTCGCCGGCGCACTGTGCGCCGCCGTCGCCGCCGTCATGACCGCCGTCAAGAGCGGCGATGTCAATTTGTGGCCGTGCGCGGTGATGCTGATCGTGGCCGGCGGGCTCCGCTCGCTCGACATGCGCTATTATCGGCACCTCTGCGATAGCGGTCGGCTGACGACCGAAGCGGTCGCGCGCTGGGAGATCCGCTATCAGATCGGCGCGATGCTGTATGCGCTCGTGCTCGGCATCTGGTGCGTCGTTGCCGTCGTCGACAACGACGATGCCGTCGTGCACCTGATCGCGATCTCGGTCACGCTCTGCTACATGTCGGCGGGCGCGGGCCGGACCTACGGCCGTCCCTGGATCTTCCATGTCCAGATCCTGCTCGCTTGCGGACCGCTGGCGCTGGCGCTCGCGCTGCACGGCAGTCCTTACTACATGGGGATGGCCGCGTTCTGCGTGCTGTTCTTCATGTCGCTGAAGCACATCTCGACGAACCTGCAGCGGATCTTCGTCCAGGCTTTCGTGGCGCGCGAGGGCGAGGCTGCGCTCGCCAAGCAGTTCGACACCGCGCTCAACAACATGCCACACGGCCTGTGCATGTTCCGCCCGGACGGGCGGCTCGCCGTGATGAACCATCGCTTCGGCGAGATGATGGGCCTGCCGGACGACGTCCTGCAACGCGGCGCGAAGGCGGCCGACATCATCAATGCCTGTGTCATCTCAGGTGCGATCTCGGCCTCGAGCGGCCGGATGATCCTGTCCGAGATCGAGCACACCAAGACGCACAGCCTCATCACCAGCGATCCCGACGTCGTGCGCGACCGCTCGCTGTCCTGGACCTTCCAGCCGATGGCCGATGGCGGCGCCGTGGTCCTGCTCGAGGACATCACCGAGCGTCAGCACGCCGAGGCCAGGATTTCGCATCTCGCCCGCTATGACGAGCTGACGACCTTGCCGAACCGCGTCAGCTTCCGCGACGAGATCGAGCGTCTGCTCAAGATTCCGCAACGCCATGGCGAGTTGTCGGCGCTGCTGTTCGTCGACCTCGACCGCTTCAAGCAGGTCAATGACACGCTGGGCCACCCGTGCGGCGACCAGCTGCTCTGCGCGGTCTCCGAGCGGCTGCGCGACATGCTGCGCCCGGAGGATTTCGTCGCCCGCTTCGGCGGCGACGAATTCGTCGTCTACCAGCGCAACATCCGCTCCAACGACGATGCCGCCATCCTGGCGCGCCGCATCGTCGATCAGCTCAGCGAGCGCTACAAGATCGACAACCATCTGGTCGAGATTGGCGCCAGCGTCGGCATCGCCATGACCGCGCCTGGGATCAGCGCCGACACGCTGCTCAAGAACGCCGACATGGCGCTGTATCGTGCCAAGGCCGAGGGCAGGGGCACCTTCTGCTTCTTCCGCGACGAGCTCGCCCAGACCGTGGAAGCGCGTCGTATCCTCGAGCTCGACCTGCGCAAGGCGCTGGCGAACGAGGAGTTCGAGCTGTTCTATCAGCCGCTGGTCAATCTGAAGTCCGGCAAGATCTCGACCTGCGAGGCGCTGCTGCGCTGGAATCATCCGGTGCGCGGCACGGTCTCTCCCGTCGACATCATTCCGGTCGCCGAGGATATGGGCCTGATCGTCGATCTCGGCCGCTGGATCCTGCGCAAGGCCTGCCTGGAATGCATGAAGTGGCCGGAGGCGGTGAGCGTCGCGGTCAACTTCTCGCCGCAGCAGTTTCATCAGCGCGACGTGCTGAGCGAGGTTCGCTACGCGCTCGAGGTGTCGGGCCTGCCGCCGCACCGCCTGGAAATCGAGATCACCGAATCCTCGCTGTTGCGCAACACGCAGCTGACCCACGACGTGCTGTCGCAGCTTCATATGCTCGGCGTGCGCATCTCGCTGGACGATTTCGGTACCGGCTATTCCAGCCTGAGCTACCTGCACAATTTCCCGCTGGAGAAGGTCAAGATCGACCGCTCCTTCCTGGAAGGCATCGACAGCGACCGGCCGCTGACCCTGCTGCGCGGCGTCGCCCGGCTGTCGGCCGATCTCGGCATGTCCGTGGTGGTCGAGGGCATCGAGACCAACGAGCAGCTCGAGCTGATCAGCGTCGACGGCACCGTGACCGAGGCGCAGGGCTATCTGTTCAGCCGGCCCGTGCCGGCCGTGCGCATTCGCCAGCTCCTGAATGCCTCGCATGGCCGCCGGACGGCCGAGGAGCCGATGGCCGCCATCGTCGCCACGCGCTCGATCGCCTGA
- a CDS encoding acetylxylan esterase produces the protein MSTIRFIIALALCLIWPAAGRAQDKGTVRVTSDVSYEFLARWDVDRLNKILTVDTPKFAGITVSYTPAVNAVRLYRITYASVIPERGNKPIRASGLLVVPEISETSLPLVSYQHGTVYGKQEVPSSPEQSPETQLMIAQFAGQGQLLIGADYFGMGISTEPEGYMVKASHQQATYDMLIASRAVLNDLHLTSTRLSIAGWSQGGFVTMAFLEKLESAGVPVAAAATASAPVDVFVALNGFLSFPRKNDAAWVNSLFILSAFAFENYYAVPGLARSVISDSYYDVARKAYEREPFNVADVPTDLHKLLKPDYFDAQYFAASAYGRLVAHTQAYRWIIKTPVRNYYGETDEAISTGLGRLAMTYQQAIGAGNPKVEAVSTGPTTHRGTFATAVPQWKAWFDKP, from the coding sequence ATGTCGACCATCCGATTCATCATCGCCCTTGCGCTCTGCCTGATCTGGCCGGCGGCAGGCCGCGCCCAGGACAAGGGCACGGTGCGCGTGACCTCCGACGTCTCCTATGAATTCCTGGCGCGCTGGGACGTCGACCGGCTCAACAAGATCCTGACCGTCGACACGCCGAAATTCGCCGGCATCACCGTGAGCTACACACCGGCCGTCAACGCCGTCAGGCTCTATCGCATCACCTACGCGTCCGTGATCCCCGAGCGCGGCAACAAGCCGATCCGCGCCTCGGGCCTGCTGGTCGTGCCCGAGATCAGCGAGACCAGCCTGCCGCTGGTGTCCTATCAGCACGGCACGGTCTACGGAAAGCAGGAGGTGCCGTCATCCCCGGAGCAATCGCCGGAGACGCAGCTGATGATCGCGCAGTTCGCAGGCCAGGGCCAGCTGCTGATCGGCGCCGACTATTTCGGCATGGGCATCTCGACCGAGCCGGAGGGCTACATGGTCAAGGCAAGCCACCAGCAGGCCACCTACGACATGCTGATCGCGAGCCGCGCCGTGCTCAACGACCTGCATCTGACCTCCACCCGGCTGTCCATCGCCGGCTGGTCGCAGGGCGGCTTCGTGACGATGGCGTTTCTCGAGAAGCTCGAAAGCGCCGGCGTGCCGGTCGCGGCTGCGGCCACCGCGAGCGCGCCGGTCGACGTGTTCGTCGCGCTCAACGGCTTCCTGAGCTTCCCGCGCAAGAACGACGCCGCCTGGGTCAACTCGCTGTTCATCCTCTCGGCCTTCGCCTTCGAGAACTACTACGCGGTCCCGGGCCTGGCACGCTCGGTGATCAGCGACAGCTATTACGACGTCGCCCGCAAAGCCTATGAGCGCGAGCCCTTCAACGTCGCCGACGTTCCGACCGACCTGCACAAGCTGCTCAAGCCGGACTATTTCGATGCGCAGTATTTCGCGGCGTCGGCCTATGGCCGGCTCGTCGCGCACACGCAGGCCTATCGCTGGATCATCAAGACCCCGGTCCGCAACTACTATGGCGAGACCGACGAGGCGATTTCGACCGGGCTCGGCCGGCTGGCGATGACCTATCAGCAGGCGATCGGCGCCGGCAATCCTAAGGTCGAGGCGGTCTCGACCGGGCCGACCACACATCGCGGCACGTTTGCCACGGCCGTTCCGCAATGGAAGGCCTGGTTCGACAAGCCTTGA
- the ybgF gene encoding tol-pal system protein YbgF has protein sequence MFLSRSAAAGLAALVVVSCQMLSSQAFAQVDDDPEIRIQRLENQLRQLTGQNEELQYRNRQLEERLRQMQSGAQPAAAPAAQPSAAVPPPTQLSPGYGQQAQPAYGQPQPAQQQAYPQQQPAYQPQQPTYAQPPVAAPAPIAQDQPAPGAGGRRRGDAFDPNQNPTAPGAPQALGGGQLPMQPGGQPPRPAADPATLANSGGGRYPQGAPAAAPGAGGLTTAPPTQTPRDEYDLGIGYIQRRDYALAEQTMRNFAQKYPNDPMVGDAQYWLGESLYLRQQYRDAAEIFLAVTTKYTKSSKAPDALLRLGQSLAALKEKEAACAAFGEVTRKYPKASAGVKATVDREQKRVKC, from the coding sequence ATGTTTCTTTCCAGGAGCGCCGCCGCAGGTCTCGCGGCGCTCGTCGTTGTCTCGTGCCAGATGTTGTCGTCCCAGGCATTCGCTCAGGTCGACGACGATCCGGAGATCCGGATCCAGCGGCTGGAAAATCAGCTGCGCCAGCTCACCGGGCAGAACGAGGAGCTGCAATATCGCAACCGCCAGCTCGAGGAGCGGCTGCGGCAGATGCAGAGCGGGGCGCAGCCGGCAGCCGCCCCCGCGGCCCAGCCGAGCGCGGCCGTCCCGCCGCCAACGCAGCTTTCCCCCGGTTACGGGCAGCAGGCCCAGCCGGCCTATGGCCAGCCGCAACCCGCGCAGCAGCAGGCCTATCCGCAGCAACAGCCTGCCTATCAGCCGCAGCAGCCGACTTATGCGCAGCCGCCGGTCGCCGCCCCTGCGCCGATTGCGCAGGACCAGCCTGCGCCGGGCGCGGGCGGGCGGCGGCGCGGTGATGCGTTCGACCCGAACCAGAACCCCACTGCGCCGGGCGCCCCGCAGGCACTGGGCGGCGGCCAGCTGCCGATGCAGCCGGGCGGTCAGCCGCCCCGTCCCGCCGCCGATCCGGCGACGCTCGCCAACTCCGGCGGTGGCCGCTATCCGCAAGGTGCGCCCGCCGCTGCTCCCGGTGCCGGTGGGCTTACGACGGCGCCGCCGACCCAGACGCCGCGCGACGAGTATGATCTCGGCATCGGCTACATCCAGCGCCGTGATTACGCCCTCGCCGAGCAGACGATGCGCAACTTCGCGCAGAAATATCCGAACGATCCGATGGTCGGCGATGCGCAATACTGGCTGGGCGAGAGCCTGTATCTGCGCCAGCAATATCGCGATGCCGCCGAGATCTTTCTCGCCGTGACGACCAAGTACACAAAGTCGTCGAAGGCGCCCGATGCGCTGCTGCGCCTCGGCCAGTCGCTCGCGGCGCTGAAGGAGAAGGAGGCCGCCTGCGCCGCCTTTGGCGAGGTCACGCGCAAATATCCCAAGGCATCGGCCGGGGTGAAGGCGACGGTCGACCGCGAGCAGAAGCGGGTCAAGTGCTGA
- the tilS gene encoding tRNA lysidine(34) synthetase TilS, whose product MAADATMQDKASGQGDPISVLEAERLFAPLAAAPALVLAVSGGPDSMALMWLAARWRAALANGPRLVAVTIDHGLRPEAGREARMVKAVARHLGLPHRTLRWTDDKPATGLPEAARLARYRLLARAAGQAGASHVVTAHTRDDQAETVLMRLLRGSGLAGLAAMAAISERAGLLLARPLLDVPKLRLVATLRSEGLDFADDPTNRDPAYTRPRLRALMPALAAEGGDAKTLATLAGRLGRANAAIELMVDGAEKYLALHAAAGGAEAARERGQAFEPRAFVALPAEIKLRLLMRAINRIGTEGPVELGKAEALLDRLDRTLAGIADGGRSGPERLKQTLAGALVSMTSKAIRITPAPPRRSRRT is encoded by the coding sequence ATGGCAGCCGACGCGACCATGCAGGACAAGGCTTCAGGGCAGGGGGATCCGATCTCCGTCCTCGAGGCCGAGCGCCTGTTCGCGCCGCTTGCGGCCGCGCCCGCGCTGGTGCTGGCTGTCTCCGGTGGTCCGGATTCGATGGCGTTGATGTGGCTGGCGGCGCGCTGGCGCGCAGCGCTCGCAAATGGTCCTCGTCTCGTCGCGGTCACCATCGATCACGGTCTGCGGCCCGAGGCCGGACGCGAGGCGCGCATGGTCAAGGCGGTCGCGCGCCACCTCGGGCTGCCTCACCGGACGTTGCGCTGGACCGACGACAAGCCCGCGACCGGCCTACCAGAGGCGGCGCGCCTGGCGCGCTATCGTCTGCTGGCCCGCGCCGCGGGGCAGGCCGGCGCCAGCCACGTCGTCACTGCCCACACCCGCGACGATCAGGCCGAGACCGTGCTGATGCGGCTGTTGCGCGGCAGCGGCCTCGCCGGGCTCGCGGCCATGGCGGCGATCAGCGAGCGCGCGGGGCTGCTGCTGGCGCGGCCGCTGCTGGACGTGCCCAAGCTGCGCCTGGTCGCGACGCTTCGATCCGAGGGACTCGATTTTGCCGATGATCCGACCAACCGTGATCCGGCCTATACGCGGCCGCGTCTGCGCGCGCTGATGCCGGCTCTGGCCGCCGAGGGCGGCGATGCGAAGACGCTGGCGACACTGGCGGGGCGGCTCGGACGCGCCAATGCGGCCATCGAGCTGATGGTGGACGGCGCGGAGAAGTACCTCGCGCTGCACGCAGCAGCAGGCGGTGCGGAGGCGGCCCGGGAGCGCGGCCAAGCCTTCGAGCCGCGCGCCTTTGTCGCACTCCCGGCGGAAATCAAGCTGAGGCTGTTGATGCGCGCCATCAACCGCATTGGAACCGAAGGGCCCGTGGAACTCGGCAAGGCCGAAGCGTTGCTCGATCGGCTGGACCGGACTCTTGCGGGGATCGCAGATGGTGGTAGGTCTGGGCCGGAAAGGCTAAAACAAACCCTGGCTGGTGCACTGGTAAGCATGACCAGCAAGGCCATCCGCATTACGCCCGCGCCGCCTCGGCGATCGCGTCGGACTTGA
- a CDS encoding TetR/AcrR family transcriptional regulator, translating to MVYRRTHQVVKRLAARRSAILAAAREAAAEGGMSAVQIAPVAVRANVAAGTVYRYFPSKADLISELIAEVSRDELTAVRRAADAAPGPSSALAAAVSTVAVHVLSQRKLAWGILAEPVDVDVTASRIASRREIVGEIASRIDAAVRAGHLPAQDTQLAATALLGALHEALVGPLATDTLDDPAKLRDTVQAVTLLALRAVGVMDARARGLVVQAVLPVKSLVGA from the coding sequence ATGGTCTATCGGCGAACCCATCAGGTCGTAAAACGGCTGGCGGCCCGCCGCAGCGCGATTCTGGCCGCCGCGCGTGAAGCCGCAGCCGAAGGCGGCATGTCCGCCGTCCAGATCGCGCCCGTCGCGGTGCGGGCCAATGTCGCGGCCGGAACCGTGTACCGCTATTTCCCATCCAAGGCGGACCTGATTTCCGAGTTGATCGCCGAGGTGTCGCGAGACGAGCTGACGGCGGTCCGCCGCGCCGCCGATGCCGCGCCCGGCCCGTCCTCGGCGCTCGCGGCCGCGGTCTCCACAGTCGCCGTCCATGTGCTGTCGCAGCGCAAGCTCGCCTGGGGCATCCTGGCCGAGCCGGTCGATGTCGACGTCACGGCGTCGCGCATCGCCAGCCGCCGCGAGATCGTCGGCGAGATCGCCTCCCGCATCGACGCCGCCGTGCGCGCCGGCCACCTTCCGGCGCAGGACACCCAGCTCGCGGCCACCGCGCTGCTCGGCGCATTGCACGAGGCCCTGGTCGGGCCGCTGGCCACCGACACGCTCGACGATCCCGCCAAGCTGCGTGACACCGTCCAGGCCGTCACCCTGCTGGCGCTGCGCGCGGTCGGCGTGATGGATGCCCGCGCCCGCGGCCTGGTGGTGCAGGCGGTGCTGCCGGTGAAGAGCCTGGTCGGCGCCTGA
- the pal gene encoding peptidoglycan-associated lipoprotein Pal translates to MKYQMRILQGLKLAAVFAVALSMGACANKNLTGADGAMASAATPGSQQDFVVNVGDRVFFESDQTDLTPQAIATLEKQAQWLQSYPRYSFTIEGHADERGTREYNIALGARRAQSVRNFLVSRGIDQGRMRTISYGKERPVAVCNDISCWSQNRRAVTVLNASS, encoded by the coding sequence ATGAAATATCAGATGCGTATCCTCCAGGGATTGAAGTTGGCTGCCGTGTTCGCGGTCGCGCTGTCGATGGGCGCCTGCGCCAACAAGAATCTCACCGGCGCCGATGGGGCAATGGCCAGCGCTGCAACTCCGGGCAGCCAGCAGGACTTCGTGGTGAACGTCGGCGATCGCGTGTTCTTCGAGAGCGACCAGACCGATCTCACCCCGCAGGCGATCGCGACCCTCGAGAAGCAGGCGCAGTGGCTGCAGAGCTATCCGCGCTACAGCTTCACGATCGAAGGCCATGCCGACGAGCGTGGCACCCGCGAGTACAACATCGCCCTCGGCGCGCGCCGTGCGCAGTCCGTGCGTAACTTCCTGGTGTCGCGCGGCATCGATCAGGGCCGCATGCGCACGATCTCCTACGGCAAGGAACGGCCGGTCGCGGTGTGTAACGACATCTCGTGCTGGTCGCAGAACCGCCGCGCGGTCACGGTGCTGAACGCCAGTTCATAA